acataactgggtgattataaaggtgctctacaggtgtctccgaaggtacttattgagttggcgtatttcgagattaggatttgtcactccgattgtcggagaggtatctctgggcccactcgataatacacatcactataagccttgcaagcattataactaatgagttagttgcgggatgatgtattacggaacgagtaaagagacttgccggtaacgagattgaactaggtattgagataccgacgatcgaatctctggcaagtaacataccgatgacaaagggaacaatgtatgttgttatgcggttcgaccgataaagatcttcgtagaacatgtaggagccaatatgggcatccaggttccgctattggttattgaccaaagaagtgtctcggtcatgtctacatagttctcgaacccgtagggtccgcacgcttaacgttcgttgacgatatagtattatatgagttatgtatgttagtgaccgaatgttgttcagagttccggataagatcacagacatgacgaggaactccggaatgatccggagataaagattaatttatgggataatagtgtttggtctccggaattcaccggaaggggttctggatgtttcccgaaatgtttgggtacgataacactttatttgggccaaaggggaaagcgcaaaaggaagttttgcggactCCAGGGGCCCTGGCGTCTGGGTctagacgccgggaaccctggcgtctggccctggagtttgagaaggactcttgcctttcgggtgaaaccgactttgtggaggcttttactccaagtttcgaccccaaggctcaacatataaatagaggggtagggctagcacccaagacagatcaagaaacaccaagccgtgtgccggcaaccccgtcccctctagtttatcctccgtcatagttttcgtagtgcttaggcgaagccctgcgaagattgttcttcatcAACACCgacaccacgccgtcgtgctgccggaactcatctactaatttgcccctcttgctggatcaagaaggcgaggacgtcatcgagcggaacgtgtgctgaacgcggaggtgccgtacgttcggtacttgatcgggatggatcatgaaggtgtacgactacatcaaccgcgttgataaacgcttccgcttacgttctacgagggtacgtagacaatactctcccctctcgttgctatgcatcaccatgatcttgcgtgtgcgtaggaaaattttgaaattactgcgttccccaacaagttGACCTCGAAGCCGCACCACACGAAAGTGGTGCAAGCACCGTGGACAACGTGGCTATCCTCATTTGGACCAAGGCCTCAAGAGAAGCATCATGCTCCTCCTTTTGCTTAGCAAGGGCCCGTTCCAGATCCTCAGAAGTAAAGGTCTTGACTTCAGAAGAAGCCTCGCCTTTATCCTTCGGATCTACAACAAGGGGAGTCCCATCGGGGTTCATCTCGCTCTAGGGCGGTTAAGCCACAAGaatagagcacgaggctctgataccaattgaaaggatcgagatggacctagaggggggtgaataggtacaattacaaattttaattatgacttagcaattttaggcaataatgcaGAATGTGAaggtgagcctaacaattgcaagtgtaGTACTAAGTGCTAAGCAAGTAAAGCAAGTATGTAAGAAGGCAAGCACAATATGGTAAaagtaagtgctaagagacaagtaaccacaagtagggagttagggttaggaataaccgcaactccgggagacgaggatttatgccgatgttcacttccttggagggaagttacgtcaccgttagagaggtggatgttaccacgaaggcacaccaacgccacgaaggctcaccctattctccctttgagacaacaccacggaggcgtttctcaaccactagtggtagaccttggggtggtctccaaaccctcacaaacttttccgggggtaatcacaaaggtcgattcctctccgaaagactcctaccgcctaggagtctccaacctccaagagtaacaagaacgatggggaaaatctcaagacttgctcaaatcacgaattccttgggtgcaaagaaggggaaggagtggatctatcacttgattggagaacttctctcaaatgttcccaaatcacttggggatctaggatttggtgtagaggattgagagagagagagagtgaaaagtGTTCTTGGCAagctcaaagtgaatggtcaaccTTCTCCCGTGAGAGGGAGAAGGCTATATATAGTGGGTGTGGAAAAAGTAACCGTTTGAGCCACTTAAGTGCACTGAAGAGGTCGGACGTCCGGACgggaccggtcgtccggtggcacAAATGAGTCCGGACGTCCGACAACCATCGGTCGTCCGGCTGCTGGGATTTCATAAGCCACGAACCAGCACACAGCAACTGGACATCCGAAGCGAGCCGGTCGTCCGGAGACCGGACGTCCGGAGTGACCCGGAAATCCGTAAATATTGTTCTGTGAAAGAAACACCGGACGTCCGAGACGTGTCGGACGTCCGGAGGGGCTCGGAAATCCTTAAATATTGTTCTGTAAGAGAATCACCGGATGACCGTAGAGAGCCGTACGTCCGGACAGCTGAGAGGGATCGGACGTCCGTAGAGTGCCGGACGTCCGGAGAAAAACTGGAGTTGGTGGGTTTGAGCAAatctttcactagatccaacgatcccctcttaatagtgcgggatccctatACTCAAGAATAAACAGTAAACAAAGCCAAGGCTAATGTCTTGTATCTCCGATCTTTAGCAATATGCATTTGTCCCTAGTCATGATCCACACACGGCCTTTGAGACATAATCCTGAGATATACTTGATAAACATGATTAGTTTCATATATGCatgttgtcatcaacatcaaaatatgattaagggcatgattgcactttcacccctctggtacttctttgatccagtattttttatatataccATAAAAATTCTTCGTGAAATTTCAgttcatttggagttgtgcagaataggtatctctgatgtagctttttcaggttcagaattccagctgtcggcaatCTCCCTCTCCATGTAAATCTTGCaaattaagagagaaaaggcattagaattataTCACAAAGTGTTCTAATGATCAaaaatattataaataacagtaagaaaacatgatgcaaaatggacgtatcacggcTTCAGAGGGGGTGGATCTTTTGACGGCCTATCTCTCTGATTATGGATGTTGAAGGACAATGCATGTTGGTAACTGGACGTTGCCAATATCTTGACCACTAAGATAGTCTGTTGGCAGTTGTCATCTTTATAAAACAATCTTGTGTTCTTTTTTGGCTGTGTTTCTATCAAGTACAAATATTGTAATTTCGAAAGTGGACCCTTGTAATGTTCAATGTCAACATGCGGTCTATCATCTTAGATTGAGGTGGACTTCAGGTTAAGTCTGATCAAAAGATGATATCCCTTTTGCAAATATGATGCCTGACTACATGCACAAAACAATCTTGATGTGTACACCAACGGTCAAGATATTGACAACACTTAGACAAGGTACATATTCGAGTTTTCGATAATCTTGCACATGGTCATGAGCAGACATTAGTCAGGGCCATGTACTTACTATTTCCTTCTCATTGGTTCTCTGTTTCTTGCATAGGTCACATACATAATTGTATTCTTGCTGATCAATCGGCGCATAGCCTATATTTTGCATAGGCTGTGCATTTAGTACTTTGAAGGAAATAAACACATTGATTGAGGGAAAATGATAGAGATGAGGGACATATGGAGAAATTAAAAAAAGGATTAAGATCATGCTAAATAAATTATGGTAGCTGGAATGCATTTCAGAATCCAAAACGTTTGATCTAAAGAGCTCTCATAAGAAAAGAAAATCCTAAATAGTACAATGTTCAAACTTCTTTGAGAAATGAGACGATTTGTGTGATGCTTCTACTTGTGCATATGtggggcgggggcgggggggggggggggggggtgaggagTGGGGGAATTCGTGAGGTGTTGCTCATGTAGCTAGTTACTCCGTGCGGGTTTATTAGGGCCCCTCTTATTTTGGTCTAAAGCTTGACCATGAATTTAACTTATAAAATCTAAAATATATGCTACAAAAATTATAACACTACCTCTTTCAGACACAAATCCAACAATATATTTTCTGTATCATATACTTTATTTTAGTTAAATAGATCATCTAattttgacccaaaatacgaggGGACCCAATAAACTCGGGCGAAGAGAGTACCTAAATAGAAGGGTCTGAATCGGATATACATTTCTGAGCCCAGGCGCATCTTCACCCGGTTAAGAGAAAATTTAAAAAAATACTTAACAATTTTATTTTGCATGGAGGATGATTTGGTGCGTGAGCTCCGCTCCAAAATTCAGATCATTTGGACAAATGAATAGCTCTCATCAAAAAGGATAAACTGGGTCAGAGCAGTAGATGAACAGTTAACTTTTCACATATCataaatttgtcttttttgccgaaAACTACTCAGATATCCTAATGAGCTCAAGTTTGAAGTGGACCTCGCGCACCTACGCATCTTTCATGcaaatcattttgtttttttttgcatttttctATTATTTTTTAAATTTACTGTTCACCACAGGAGCAGATGAACTTGGGAGCCAAATAGCCGCACTCGGTCTAAATCAACTATAAAAAATAATCAAAGTTATAAAACACTCTAAATATAATAAAAATCACATCGAGGTCCTTTCCTTCAACAACTTAGAAGCCCATATCTCTATAACTCAATCTTAATTTTATGGTTTATAGAAAATGCAACATTCCAGATTTTACTCGTATTATTACTGGAATCCGCAGTTGGCAGGTGGGCGTGTCACGTAGCAAAGAGTTTCGTTTTTATTACAAAGTCCAAAGAGAGTACGTGTACACGTCGGACAAAACGCAGGGGAGAGGAAGGCCACACGGCCCATGTCGGCCGAGCGAGCGGGCCCAGCCTCAGCGCCAGGTGGGTCGCCGCGCGGTAAGCGCACCGGGCATGTGGGCTGCCACTGCCACTGACACTGCCAATAAAAAGGCCGAGGCGGGCGCATCCGGAGGCCCCCGAAACACCCGCTCCCTCTCGCGGCACGGCCACCACCCCACACTCACGCCGAGCGGCCGAGCCGTGCCCACCTCGCCCCCGTTTGACTCCGACGCGCACGCGCACGCATGGATGTGCGGCAGAGGCAGAGGAGGGTGGCGCCGCCGGCAGTGGGCCATGCGGGGGCGCCCCGGGTGCTGCAGGCGGGGGACGCGCTGCCGCTCCCGATCCGGCACACGAACCTCATCTTCTCGGCGCTCTTCGCGGCCTCGCTCGCCTACCTGATGCGGCGGTGGCGCGAGAAGATCCGCTCCTCCACGCCGCTCCACGTCGTCGACCTCACCGAGATTCTCTCCATCTTCGGCCTCGTCGCCTCGCTCATCTACCTGCTCAGCTTCTTCGGCATCGCCTTCGTCCAGTCCATCGTCTCGTCCAGCGACGAGGACGAGGATTTCCTGGTCGGCCCTCCCGCCGCGCCGGCGCCGTCGCAGTGCGGGCTTCTCGGGGGTGCCGACGCGGTGGTGCCCGAGAAAATGCCCGAGGAGGACGAGGAGATTGTGGCCTCCGTCGTCGCCGGGAAGGTGCCCTCCTACGTGCTCGAGACCAGGCTCGGCGACTGCCGGCGGGCCGCGGGGCTCCGGCGCGAGGCCGTGCGGCGGATCACGGGGAGGCAGTTCGAGGGTCTCCCGCTCGACGGCTTCGACTACGCGTCCATCCTCGGGCAGTGCTGCGAGCTGCCGGTGGGGTACGTCCAGCTCCCCGTGGGCATCGCCGGGCCGCTCCTGCTCGACGGCCAGCGGTTCTACGTGCCCATGGCGACCACCGAGGGCTGCCTCGTCGCCAGCACCAACCGCGGCTGCAAGGCCATAGCCGAGTCAGGTGGCGCCACCAGCGTTGTGCTCCGGGACGCGATGACGCGCGCCCCCGTCGCCCGCTTCCCCACCGCGCGCCGCGCCGCCGAGCTCAAGGCCTTCTTGGAGGACCCCGCCAACTTCGATACGCTGTCCGTTGTCTTCAACAGGTACACCAACACTCATCAGTCATCACCAAGTACTATACGACGACGAACTTATGATGCAACAGATGGCGGGTATTAACGCCCAGCTTGTGTTCGACGATACGTCTCTGAGGTTCAAGTCACGTGCCTAAATCAATATTAATTACTCTATAGTACAGTACCATTTAagatttgaatttctggaattctGGTGCAGGGTGATGGTACGAGTATTACTTGTCAAATATTTCTCCTTTGTACGGTAGAACACAACGCGGTAACTAACTGTCTGGAAAATATGATGTCTGAGCAGGTCGAGCAGATTTGGGAGGCTGCAGGGAGTGCAGTGCGCGATGGCCGGGAGGAACCTGTACATGAGATTCAGCTGCAGCACAGGGGATGCCATGGGGATGAACATGATCTCCAAGGGCGTGCAGAACGTGCTGGATTACCTCCAGGATGACTTCCCTGACATGGATGTCATTAGCATATCAGGTTCGCTTTGCTTTTGCCACCACCTGCAGAAGCTGAACTACTTCACTTGAGTCACCTAATCTTCTCGTCAGAATGAAATTCCTAGTGACACCCTTTACTTTTTGCAAGACAGACTATATTTTTCTTATTATGGCTtactgaaagaaaaaaaaaacttcaTATAATAAGCAGAGTTTCCATTTGAAGGTACACATAGTTAGGCCCCGTTTTCAGCATGGATTAACAAGGATAAGTTGGCGCACTACTGAATTATCGGGTTGAGCTTATCGACAACATATGGTGAACATTGGCATGTTCAATCAAAATATACCTTTTATAAAATCAAATAACCATTCAggtcaaaaaaaaaaaatcagatTACCACTGATCCAACTTGGCATACCATAAGATGTTCAATTACATACGATACTTGCCATGATGCATTAGGAAGGTTTAGAAAGGGCTTTGAAAGCAATTTTTCTGGTAAGAAGATATATCTTTAATGCAAGATTCCTAATATGAGTCAAAAATGATATTGACTTTAATAAGTACCAAATTTGAGTAGCTGGAACCACCTTTATTCTTTAACATCATGCATGTAGAAGGTTCAGGACAAAGTGCGTAAGCTCCAAGAATAATTATGCAAGAATAAATATTTGAAGCAGGCACATCACTGGGCCCTTTTTGTTTTTTACACAAATTAACAACCGAGCCGTCTGCTGTTCGGTTACCATTTTGATAGTGGAACCCGATCCATGTTGGACTGTATGAGGGGAAAACAGCCTAGGCACCTTGCATATCATATTTGgcaatatattactccctccctTCCAGAATACTtttcgtggttttagttcaaaagtattttggaatggagggagtaatatacAGCAATATGATTAGCATAATTATGTGCATTATACTACAAGTAAAACAATAGATCTCTATGTTTTCATTTTTTCCCAATCTAATTATTATCATTCGGTATTGAAACCAGGTAACTTTTGTTCTGACAAGAAGCCAGCCGCTGTAAATTGGATCGAGGGGCGTGGCAAGTCTGTGGTTTGTGAAGCAGTAATCAAGGAGGAAATTGTGAAGAAGGTTCTGAAAACCAATGTGCAGTCTCTAGTAGAACTAAATGTGATCAAGAATCTTGCTGGCTCAGCTGTTGCTGGAGCTCTTGGGGGGTTCAATGCCCACGCAAGCAATATTGTAACAGCTATCTTCATAGCCACCGGCCAGGATCCTGCACAAAATGTGGAAAGTTCTCAGTGCATTACAATGTTGGAAGCTGTAAATGATGGCAAAGATCTTCACATATCTGTCACTATGCCCTCTATTGAGGTATGCAACTGTATTGTTTTTATTTGTTCTGTTATCAGTATATCCAGGCATTGTGCTGATGATGATCATCAAATACAGTTTTTTTTGGTCCCACTATAATTTTGATTTGCGAGAAATACTCTGCACGTAACTTATGGTCCCTAATGGGTTAATTAATACTTAATACATCCACATCCTTATACATATATCGAATAAGTGCCCATCCCCATCGAGCACCTATTTATTGAAGAAAAGGTGGTGTATCAACTCTAACTGTATCTCCTCATATGGCCTAGCACTCTGGCTATATTATAGAACAGTGTTTTGTTATATACTTGAATAGTTCGTAACAGAAATTATATTTTGGttacataagatccaactatgcTTCGTCAGCTCAATCAGCCGATTCATATCAGAGGAATCTTTCCAGCTGAAAGGGAATATTTTATGATGCCTTGTTTTCCGATTTAGCTACGTGTTGTCTTGAGCAGGCTAATTTGTCGATTATTCAGTCTTGTGCTTTGTGTTGCTAGGGCGAGAACACATTTTTCCTACATATCCGATGCTTGTTTGTTTTCCAAAACATGCTGAGCTGTGTAGCATGACTTGTTTGATAACATCTGAGAATATGACGAGTGATCGACATGTTGTGATTGTTATTTGCTGAAAATGCAGGTGGGCACAGTTGGTGGTGGGACTCAGTTGGCGTCACAGTCTGCATGCCTGGACCTGCTGGGCGTGAAAGGCGCCAACAGGGAATCGCCAGGATCAAACGCGAGGCTCCTGGCCACCGTGGTGGCAGGCGGGGTTCTCGCCGGGGAGCTGTCCCTCTTgtccgccctcgccgccggccaGCTCGTCAAGAGCCACATGAAGTACAACAGATCCAGCAGAGACATGTCCAAGGCCGCATCTCTAAGTTCTTGATTGATTGACTCGACGAGCTGCAGCCCAAGAAACCAATGGAGAAATCCAGAGTGTGGCTTGATTCTACACACAGGAAGTGCTCATCAACATCAAGCTGAGAAGAGTTTGACCAGTTTCTTTCTCGATGCTGGCCGGTGTTTCTGTCGTCGTTCTTCGCGTGCTGCCGCTGCTGGCATCGTCGACGGACGGCCCCGGGCGGCACCGGAGAAGCTAACCTTTTTAGCCTGTTTGTGTTCATAAGGCTTTGTGGT
This sequence is a window from Aegilops tauschii subsp. strangulata cultivar AL8/78 chromosome 7, Aet v6.0, whole genome shotgun sequence. Protein-coding genes within it:
- the LOC109746630 gene encoding 3-hydroxy-3-methylglutaryl-coenzyme A reductase 3 codes for the protein MDVRQRQRRVAPPAVGHAGAPRVLQAGDALPLPIRHTNLIFSALFAASLAYLMRRWREKIRSSTPLHVVDLTEILSIFGLVASLIYLLSFFGIAFVQSIVSSSDEDEDFLVGPPAAPAPSQCGLLGGADAVVPEKMPEEDEEIVASVVAGKVPSYVLETRLGDCRRAAGLRREAVRRITGRQFEGLPLDGFDYASILGQCCELPVGYVQLPVGIAGPLLLDGQRFYVPMATTEGCLVASTNRGCKAIAESGGATSVVLRDAMTRAPVARFPTARRAAELKAFLEDPANFDTLSVVFNRSSRFGRLQGVQCAMAGRNLYMRFSCSTGDAMGMNMISKGVQNVLDYLQDDFPDMDVISISGNFCSDKKPAAVNWIEGRGKSVVCEAVIKEEIVKKVLKTNVQSLVELNVIKNLAGSAVAGALGGFNAHASNIVTAIFIATGQDPAQNVESSQCITMLEAVNDGKDLHISVTMPSIEVGTVGGGTQLASQSACLDLLGVKGANRESPGSNARLLATVVAGGVLAGELSLLSALAAGQLVKSHMKYNRSSRDMSKAASLSS